The Plasmodium berghei ANKA genome assembly, chromosome: 12 region aatataatgacaTACATAAgataatatttacattaatacatatattatccCCCTATTCTATATTCacgatttatttttattttctagaCCTTTCGAAATCGTAAAAAGAGACCTATTTTGCAGATTTGTTTTAccctatattttatttttagatgATATTATGCATTTTGTTAACAATGAAAAGGAACTTAAATATTTGTCCTACACAAATTAGTGCACATACACATACCCAAATAAATATCAGCACCTATACATACataaaattcaaaattattaatattttaatttatacataaatgaataagttttattaaaacaatagggaaaaaaaaaaaaatattacaattagaaatgcatataatacTGGTACAACCAAAAAACacgtaaaaaaaattcggAAAAAAATTCAAGACAAAATTTATcttgatatattattccAAATTGGAATTATTCAAATCATCGACCAAATTTGgatcattatttaaattttccaaaataatatttttattcacaggagaagaattaaaaaaattgtctACATTAGCATCCACAAAACATTTACacgaaaaaattaattcatatcttttatcattatttatcttttttattttgtttgatatatataattcatcaaataatactgagaaatataatatgttaAATCTTTTACaatcattatataatgaCTGTATTTCCTTTTTGTGAGAAtccaatattatatatccTAAATGCAGTggaattttgtaaatatatgtaaatggTTTTAATAGCCTGTATTTTACCTTCATCTAGccccaaaaaaaaaaaaaaattatatatatgtacaagTCAGGCAAACAACGATACAATATTTTCGTTTTATAATATGTGAGTTGTATCATTTACAGCATATTGacgattttttattttcatacaAAAATTTCAGTGGTAATcccattttcattttgattTAATGGAATAGCGATTTCACTTTTATGTTGTAAAGGTAGTTGGTTAGAAGAAGCATCTTCGACTCCTAACATATGCataacaaataatttttattatataaaagataaaactattttgttatatatttttaaaaaaaggaaaaagaaattatatagctacatatatttttttggatATACCTCcgttatataaaaaacatcTAGGATTTGCCCCAACTGgatagtaaaaatattttacattttttgcGTGAAGTGCATAAGATAGTAAAgtattgtttttaatatttaaatttatatttaattttcctcctataattattttattatcttttaatataaacttaaatatattatcatcattttccATAATGCTTATTTCGGGGGTGTAGGATGTCGTTAAAATTCCAAGTATTATTCCtgaattttatatatttcatataaagataatatatgtatatgtatatatacatacacaCACATATTATGGATAATCATATAACCCTGAAGATTGATGCTAGTATATATGAGcaaatataacaataaagtatgaacattattatttcaacTTTAAACGTGGCATGCATAGTCttttataagaaaaaaaaatatatatatatatatatattcacttttttatattatttatttcaaacctcctataaaacatattataaaagaTATCATCAAATAGGTCATATTAAAGAATActgattttttatttattcgtTTCTTCTTGGATACTCCATTTTCAAacatacttttttttttataataattttcactctccataattatttttaaacttAATAAATTAACTTAAAAATCGATATTAATAATGACAACTAAAATAATGGAAGTATgctctatatttttatttaccgaaaatcaaaaaataaaacaatctGATTCCTAGCTTTAAAACTCAATGAAAGCACCTcccttaaaaaaaaatattaattgtGCCGAATGTTTGTTCTATTCATAAAGAATaaatctttaaaaaaaattataaattacataaaaaataaagtgaCAAAATGGTGAAATAGAGGAATGATCCAATAGCAAACACATGATAAATTTctccaaaaaatatttaagaccatgtgtaaaaaaaaaaaaataaggtataaaaatataaaattccCAGCTATAAATTTactaaaataatatatacatcaagaaaaaacatatttctATCATTCCATAATTtacatgaaaaaattattaatatagaactaaaaatatttttaattttattttaataggaaaataatatattaataataaataaatatttagaaaagatcaaaatgaatataatattctCATTTTAAGCACAAATCTTTGCGAACAAagcaaattaaaaaatttattaccccctcaaaatttattataatattctatttatttttttgaaatattattataatttatagaTTATTcaacattattatatattttcttcatatggaaatttattatttaaaaaaaaaaaaaaaaataagttatAAAGGACTATTTATAACAACTTTTTTAACCCATGGGGGGGCAAACATAATTTCTAAATTTGTCGTTTCGCCTTTTGAGAGAATTGTAATTATTAGACAAATACAacctgttttttttaaaaatatattgattCAGCCaaattttacatatttaaatataataaaaagtaaGCAACATATCCTAAATTGttttctatataattaaacatGTATGAATGACaactatataatatatatatatacccatactattattacttattttatttccaaaatgaaaaattcgatattttcttcattttattcattattttaaggtatatataaaaaccAAGGCCTGACATCATTTTGGTGGGGATATAATGCtagtatttttaatttcctATCATTCAGCTTTTTAAGATTATTATTCCAtgatcaaataaaatataatttatctGAGCGTATTAAAGataaagaatatttaaaaaaaaaatattttttgacaactttttttttattatatgcatcCAGCTCCTTATCTTCAGCTGTTTCATACCCTCTAGACACAATTCATAATTGTATGTCATTAAATCATGAAAATcttaagaataaaaaattatataaaagaggaatttttttatttatttatgatcAACTATTAAAGAAAAgtaagaaagaaaaaaaaataatcaatttctatatatcatgtattttttatttatatccaatcaaaatataatatatatcatagCATTTTGAATGTCTACAACTTAAGTCATATATTTGCATGTTCATATAAATGTGTAACGGTTAATATTCctgtacatatatattataccaatttgataataaggagaaattcatatatatatatatatatatacttttttcttttttttttttttttagaaatcaaaaatttatatgcaGGATACAGTTTATGCTTATTGAATTTCATTCCATATTTAACAATCACAATTAAATTGAATGAATtgtttacaaaatatttcaccgaaataaattttgataaaaaaaattacaactTTCAAAAtgataagaaaaataatactacTCTGAACGaagaatataaagaattatttaaaaaaacgccaaactttttttcttatattattttaggAGTCTTAACAGGATATATTGCACAATTTGCTACATACCCCCTTGAAACTTTGAGGAGAAAATATCAATACCGTGTTATGtatgaacaaaattttcttaaatttgtaattcataataataagttaaataatataaaaccCAAAAcatttgtaaataaaatgacaAATATGTACAAAGGGTTTACAATACATTCCCTTAAACTCATTCctgaatatttaatattcagttgttttttttattacgttaaaaataatatgccTATATAATAGAATACGTTATtatcttatttttatattctctctttttttttaaataatatttataattaattttgttgctattattcatatgaaaattatatatattttttttgttaaaattaGTTGCTTTTAATTTATGCACACATTTAactatttcatttttaattttataataattcgCTACAACtttaaataaacatttactattctatatatcattatatatatgaatagcATACCTTCTATTTgctattataaaaaatgtattattattttgtaggAAGTTAAAACGAcatattcttttaaattaaaaatttactgtacagaaatatattatgatcATAAATGCCGTGTCAaataaaactaaaaaatattttaacaatttagatttttttaaaatactaTAATATGCAAAATATTTGTGTTACATTTTGAaggatatatatactatgaTTCATATAGTGtaaaaatttgataattaacataacatttttgtaaaaaaaaataaaacaattattttattcttaaaCACACATACACATACATGCTGTTTcaagaaataaaatgagTAAATACAATGTGAAATTTTGCTTTTTTCCAAACTtgaaaaacaattttataaaaattcaaaaacaATATGGTGGTGCCTCATTACTAACAAAAATAGGCCAATCCTTTAATCAagaacatataaaaaatatgaaaactAAATTAAGTAactatcaaaaaaattcgTTAAATGTATTATCAAAATCGAATGAatctaatatatttaaaaattttatagatatatttaaaaatactaatattaaagagaaattaaaattaggagatgatatagaaaaaaaggaaaaagaatttttcgattattatgtaaaatgcttaatgaaatatgaaggaatttttacatatagaaaatttaaattttttttaaaagactTATGtgattattttaaaatatatagtattacatttaaatataaaaaaaaaatgaaccCACAActtgaaaaattaaaaaaacaatatgaaGTTTTAAATTCATTCTTACCCCATGAATTAGATTCAGAcgattataaaatattccatttggaaagtaaaaaatatttagcAAATTCAGCTAATGTTGacttaaattttattaatgaattacttttatttcatGATACATTAAAAACGGATAGAACATGGTTTTATCGAAGAATTgtattaaaaagaaaacttCCAGAAAGTTTTGAAGAACGAGAGATTGAAGCTCCATATGACAGACCCGTAGTCAAAAGTTTTAATTACGGAATTAAAGAATCTTCTTTAGAATATGAacaatatatgaataaaaatggaagaaaattaaaattcaaaaaatggaTTTCAAAAAAACATCCTTGGTTTCGAAAAAATACATCAGGAAAAAATAGATGGGCTACTAGAccatatacaaaaaaatttccatatttatattattcaaatatacctaaatatatgtatctTTCTAGAAACAAACctagaattaaaaaataatgataatatttccaattacaaaaacaaaggataaaaaaaaaaatgacatTTCATAGTTTGCTTAACTTCAAAGGATATTCCATATTTTATCACTCAATCATTTTCacaatttgaaaaatatatatattattataatcccgcttttttttttttttgttattttcttctCTACTCTCAAATTGTAcacaaaatttttttattgttcataagaatttcatatattaaaataaaatcttcaaatcatttgttttaacttaatttttttttagataatttttatcaaattttttaagacAAATTTATCCGTTTCCTTATTCaacatatttatagaaATCGATTCATTATTAATTGATTCAAATcctatatttttcaaaatagaTAAACTAATATTTGGAATAAATggatacataaaaatagaaaaaaatttaatgcattcaaatatttcgtatataattaaattaaattttttagaatcatttattatattccaTGGTTCATTATAagcataaaatttatttattttttttataaatatcattaatttttctaataataatggatATTCCATGTTATcgaataatttaattaaatatgttttggtatttttaaactcatttaaaatagtaaaattaaataaatcatttttttttataatattgtaattattttctatacaTAATGAGACAAttctatataataaatttccAACAGAATTTCGAagaaataattcaaaactTTCTAAAttcttttctttaaaatttttatcttcatatatatttccacttccaataaaatataatcgAATAAcatctttattatatttttctaaaagTCTAAATGGgcttataatattatttaagctttttgacatttttttattctcattttttattagtccatgacataatatatgttcAGGTATTTTAATTCCTAAACTATTTAAtagacatatatataaaataccatgaaattttaatatatcttttCCTATAACTTGAATATAAGGGTTCcacattttttcaaataattttctaatattattttgatcaaccatttttaaattatctgagcttattatattattttcaaaattatttaaatgcCTATATGTGCCCACTAAATTTAAAACATCTTCATAAGTACATAATATTCCTTCCTCATTTtgtgttatattttttgtggaAAAATTACTAATAATTTCAAAATTCTCATTTTTTGGATTAtcatacaattttataacataaaaaatcgaggatatatatgataataatgcTTCAAACCATACATATATTGTTCCTTTTTCTTCTTCTGGTATTTTAATTCCCCATTCGGTATTATATCGactaatacatatatttttaaaatcattttgaatatgatgtattatttctttttttaaataagaaggtgaaattatattttcattacttttataaaaattaattaaaaaatctttaaatttgtttatgttaaaaaagtagctattttcttcttcaatatagattatattatttgtgacaatattatctttttttttttcatttttcagTTTTTCAATTTCCATTTCACTCAAATATCTTTCCTCATTTATGTTATAATATCCTTTATATACAtccttatatatataccctttatttaataaatatttccaaACATTCTGAACAAATGTTTTATGAAATAAGTTTGAAGttctataaaataaatttatgtcTACATTTAGCATttcattcatttttttgtaaaatctcgaaatattatttaagtaattatttttatccatATTTAACTCTTTAGTTTTATTATCTATTTTTAAACCATGCTCATCCATAccagaaaaaaatattatcttttttttattttcttcatcttttattttttcaaatcgATATATTACATCAACTAAAACATTACAATATGCATGTCCAATATGAGGTTTATCATTTCCATAATAAATTGGAGTTGTTATAAGCACtccctttttattttcatcatttttttttacataattaaaaacttcttttatatttttattgcaGTATTCACTTTTGTTACTCAATTcgttattttctatattattcgataatttttttatcgttccattttttttatttcttatatttataattgaATATCTACCTAAGGCATACTTTTTATCTCCATATAAATagtgatatatatatttttttctttttaagtgtgtttttaacaaattttcattttccaAATTATATCGCTCTCTTTTTatgtttgaaaaaaatgatggaaaataattttttatattctcaAAATTAAGAGAGCCAATGCAACTAACTTTGTTTAGCccattaaatatttttataatcaaagatatttcgaaaaaaaaaaaaaaaaaattcataatttattataaaggtatattatatacataaacaCATTTCCTCtcttcttttatttttctcagaaatttatacttttataatttttatattcataatcataaatcatacatatatataattcgaCATCAATTCTATTCAATGAATAAATAGTATATCATACTACAACTtttgtgaaaataaaattggcGTTATTCTAAAATTcgttttatttcattttacaGAAAGAAGCGAATATCCCAATcctatttcattttattaattttgttttgtacatattaaaatgcatgctgtattattattccatttaatttcttttcaaattttcataataatttttattatttaaacaagttaaataaaaataaaaatatatacattatcatttgttcaccactttttatatttttttttatatctatacagactatgcatataaatatctaaaaaatatgcatgtTTTAATTcgttgatttttttttgtaactCTGAAATTATAtccatttttcatttcatctatataatatatttataatttttcaataataCATATCCCCATATTTATAAAGTTAGCAAACTCATTTCTCGGTGAGCtcttattcatattattcgattatatatatatatatatatatagtagtGATGTAAATAAGAACTATCATTTAgtttgaaatataaaaaacaaaccAAATATAAAGAAGATTGCATATCACATTTTCAAGGAGATAAACAACGTTGAAACatcatgaaaaaaaataaaaaaaataaaaggaaaataacTTCAATCAATGAACTATACGAATTAGAATATgttaaaaaggaaaaaaaaaaaaaacttaaagaattgaaatataaaattaacaaacGAAATGAATCAGCAACACAAGaagatgataataaaaaaaattttaaaaacaacaatgatgatgaaaatgaaaaaaaaaaaaaaattgataaaacTTTGTTAgcaaaatatgaaaaattaaagaaactCGAAAATACACCAGAAAACaatcaaaataatgaaacacaaaatataaataataaatcataTAACACATTCTTAcaaattttacaaaaaaaaaacaaaaatatatttaatccAGCATTTAAACCCAAGACTCCCCATACTATATTAGACTCAAAACAACCTGCACAGTTCAGAAATAATGATgacaataaaaatgatcatgataaaaattatattagtggaaataataacaataagGAAAATGATAAAGTAGAAAGTGaaactaataaaaatgagaTATCTCcatttcaaaataaagatgaaatatatatgaaaattttaataaacaatataaaaaatcaaaatactAATTTCCttaatattaaagaaaattatattgataataaaataactaGCGAAAATGccgaaaataaaaatgatgatcATATTTTAGAACATAAAGATATTTATGCAAACTATGCAAAcaaatcatataaattagttgaaaataaaatggactattattttacattttgccaaaatattgatgatcattttattaaaaaatttttagaaatgaaattaaaaaaagaaaaacacAACAGTGATAATGcagaattaaataaaaatcaaacAATAGAAGATATCTATGTTACttctaatttatttttacaaacaaatatttttaaaaaaaagacaacTCAAGAAAATCAAAATGAATACTTTGCTCAAATTGCCCAAGTTGAAATGCAAAATGAGCATATAAacgaaaaaacaaataacctattttttaataacataaaaataaaaccatattttttttcaaattatatagaaaaaaataatatcacatattttttaatgacAATTTTGAAAACACATCCAAAATCTATATtggataataataattattataatatatatgaccctatcataaataaattaaaaatatatctttcTGAATTCAAGCATCCTCTTGAATTTTATAGCaatcaaatatatgaatatatgcaaaattattacaatGCCGATATTAAAAAGGTTATAAAACAAGAATACAATGAAGAATACAAAATTgatgatattaaaaaaaaaaaaaaaatgaaaaaaaaaacctTTCGAGATGTGTCAGCTATTATAGAAAGAGATGAACTTAAAGCATACTTCCATTACATCAACTCATATGTCgatgttttttattcaaatcaacatattttgaattttcattttataagATTACTAAACAGTATACATTGCttaaatcatttaaaaaaaaaaagaaaaagaaaattatatataaaaaaaaaaattgaaaaattagaaaaaacaCAACAAgtagaaaaagaaaatatacaaCTAAAGGATGATTTTTGTGATGAAAGCTTTTCAAAACCAAAAGTTTTAATCTTATGTGCATTTagatatatttgtaaagaATACGTGGATATACTAATTAATATGTTATCACTAATTGAagtgaaaaataaaaatcgaTTTATTAATGAATATGATCTAACACccgaagaaaaaaaaaatcttaaaaatatgtatatcaaaaaaaaacaatcatttgattatattaatttatatagaGGTAATAGTGATGACTGCTTTAGGTTaggaataaaattatttgaaaatgaaaaaaaaatacaattatataGCCCTTTTTATGATAGTGATATACTAATATGCTCTCCTTTAGGCTtagaaattattataaaagaaTACAATGAAACCGAAGAAAagacaaataatatatataatgatgatgaatataattCAGATGATTATGAATTAAACGGTGCTGAAAATtcagcaaaaaaaaaaaataaaaaaaataaaaaaattaacacaactaataataaaaaaaaaaaattatatgaatatgattttttatcatcaatTGAAGTATTAATTATTGATCAAAttgatattatattaatgcaaaatatattgacattaaaaaatgtcttaaattttataaataaaccATTACTAAAATGGCGTAATGCCAATATAAATCGAATAGCTAAATATGCCATAGATggatacataaaaaattatagacAAACAATTATCACTTCCAATATTATCGATACAAATTTTATCTCATTAATTCAAATGTCAAATAATTATAGaagttatttaaaattatttataaaaaacgaTGACGatactattttattaagtATAAGAAATatctttaaaataaatcaatatttcaaaaaaattaaatgtgatgatattttaaaaattgaagAATGTATAATCAATTTTTTCTCAACAAATGTTATCGAAATTTTAACTAATATAAAGCaacttattatttgtataccAACATATATAGAATACATTAGATTgtatgaaatattaaaaaaaaatgatatatcttttaaaggtgttaatgaatatactactgaaaaaaaacgaataaaaatccaaaaattatttaaatttgaaaaaattaatattttactaGTTACAGGTcgtttaatttattatgaaCGATgtacttttaaaaatgctAATCATGTCATCTTTTTCTCCCCACCAAAATTCcaatttatgtattttgaattaattaaaaatataactataAATGCACCAAACGCATCATCTATGTGTTACTACACTAAATATCACACATATGAACTTGAAAGAATTGTTGGACAAAAACGAGCAATCCACTTAATACGCGAAAAGCCAGGGAAAATCactttatttaaataaaacatatgaCTTTGTGAAATTAATCTCATTTATAgttatgtaaaaaatataaaaataaatacaaattcTCTATATAGCTATAAACTGATATAAAACATACCTgcaacatatttatttttttttgggggggagaatatatttactatcaatctcttttttcaaaaatcgtttttttacaataaatCCTTTATGAtgtttttgtatatatcaatatttattccttttctaaaaaataaggaatatcaaaataatttctttgtttattttttcgaaaAATTGCTAGGCAACTCTAGcgatttttatatcaaaaCATATGCTACTTTGTTATgctgttttatatataatttcattaaattatttctattttgttaatttgttgtttttttatcattttattgccttactttaaaatattaattttcaaaaattcTCCAAAACATTCAATTTCTAGATCTTCAAGTTGCGACATTACCtgcaataaatatatatattttaggaacattttatgaatatatatatatatacacacacatgtatgtatgtattacatgtacatatgtatacttttattctttttttttctctttcaattttaacttttttaGCTTTGGCTAGCTGTGCTTTATTATCTGATAAATT contains the following coding sequences:
- a CDS encoding ADP/ATP carrier protein, putative is translated as MEIYYLKKKKKISYKGLFITTFLTHGGANIISKFVVSPFERIVIIRQIQPVFFKNILIQPNFTYLNIIKSIYKNQGLTSFWWGYNASIFNFLSFSFLRLLFHDQIKYNLSERIKDKEYLKKKYFLTTFFLLYASSSLSSAVSYPLDTIHNCMSLNHENLKNKKLYKRGIFLFIYDQLLKKKIKNLYAGYSLCLLNFIPYLTITIKLNELFTKYFTEINFDKKNYNFQNDKKNNTTLNEEYKELFKKTPNFFSYIILGVLTGYIAQFATYPLETLRRKYQYRVMYEQNFLKFVIHNNKLNNIKPKTFVNKMTNMYKGFTIHSLKLIPEYLIFSCFFYYVKNNMPI
- a CDS encoding U3 small nucleolar RNA-associated protein 25, putative, with amino-acid sequence MKKNKKNKRKITSINELYELEYVKKEKKKKLKELKYKINKRNESATQEDDNKKNFKNNNDDENEKKKKIDKTLLAKYEKLKKLENTPENNQNNETQNINNKSYNTFLQILQKKNKNIFNPAFKPKTPHTILDSKQPAQFRNNDDNKNDHDKNYISGNNNNKENDKVESETNKNEISPFQNKDEIYMKILINNIKNQNTNFLNIKENYIDNKITSENAENKNDDHILEHKDIYANYANKSYKLVENKMDYYFTFCQNIDDHFIKKFLEMKLKKEKHNSDNAELNKNQTIEDIYVTSNLFLQTNIFKKKTTQENQNEYFAQIAQVEMQNEHINEKTNNLFFNNIKIKPYFFSNYIEKNNITYFLMTILKTHPKSILDNNNYYNIYDPIINKLKIYLSEFKHPLEFYSNQIYEYMQNYYNADIKKVIKQEYNEEYKIDDIKKKKKMKKKTFRDVSAIIERDELKAYFHYINSYVDVFYSNQHILNFHFIRLLNSIHCLNHLKKKRKRKLYIKKKIEKLEKTQQVEKENIQLKDDFCDESFSKPKVLILCAFRYICKEYVDILINMLSLIEVKNKNRFINEYDLTPEEKKNLKNMYIKKKQSFDYINLYRGNSDDCFRLGIKLFENEKKIQLYSPFYDSDILICSPLGLEIIIKEYNETEEKTNNIYNDDEYNSDDYELNGAENSAKKKNKKNKKINTTNNKKKKLYEYDFLSSIEVLIIDQIDIILMQNILTLKNVLNFINKPLLKWRNANINRIAKYAIDGYIKNYRQTIITSNIIDTNFISLIQMSNNYRSYLKLFIKNDDDTILLSIRNIFKINQYFKKIKCDDILKIEECIINFFSTNVIEILTNIKQLIICIPTYIEYIRLYEILKKNDISFKGVNEYTTEKKRIKIQKLFKFEKINILLVTGRLIYYERCTFKNANHVIFFSPPKFQFMYFELIKNITINAPNASSMCYYTKYHTYELERIVGQKRAIHLIREKPGKITLFK
- a CDS encoding methionine--tRNA ligase, putative, which translates into the protein MNFFFFFFEISLIIKIFNGLNKVSCIGSLNFENIKNYFPSFFSNIKRERYNLENENLLKTHLKRKKYIYHYLYGDKKYALGRYSIINIRNKKNGTIKKLSNNIENNELSNKSEYCNKNIKEVFNYVKKNDENKKGVLITTPIYYGNDKPHIGHAYCNVLVDVIYRFEKIKDEENKKKIIFFSGMDEHGLKIDNKTKELNMDKNNYLNNISRFYKKMNEMLNVDINLFYRTSNLFHKTFVQNVWKYLLNKGYIYKDVYKGYYNINEERYLSEMEIEKLKNEKKKDNIVTNNIIYIEEENSYFFNINKFKDFLINFYKSNENIISPSYLKKEIIHHIQNDFKNICISRYNTEWGIKIPEEEKGTIYVWFEALLSYISSIFYVIKLYDNPKNENFEIISNFSTKNITQNEEGILCTYEDVLNLVGTYRHLNNFENNIISSDNLKMVDQNNIRKLFEKMWNPYIQVIGKDILKFHGILYICLLNSLGIKIPEHILCHGLIKNENKKMSKSLNNIISPFRLLEKYNKDVIRLYFIGSGNIYEDKNFKEKNLESFELFLRNSVGNLLYRIVSLCIENNYNIIKKNDLFNFTILNEFKNTKTYLIKLFDNMEYPLLLEKLMIFIKKINKFYAYNEPWNIINDSKKFNLIIYEIFECIKFFSIFMYPFIPNISLSILKNIGFESINNESISINMLNKETDKFVLKNLIKII